In Bacteroides sp., the DNA window CACTTGGCTGAACCCTGCCTTCAACAGGATCTTTTTCATTTCTTCGGGGGTATAAAAATCGGAAGCTGAATGGGCAAGATATTTATAGGCCGGTTTATCTCCCGAAAGCAAACCACCCACCGGCGCAGTGATATACCGCATCTGGGCGTGAAACAAACCACGCATCACAGGGTTATCAGGCTGACTGGTTTCCACAGCCACAAATTGTCCTCCGGGTCTCAACACCCGGAGTATCTGGGCAAAGAATTTATCCGTATCTGGATTCTTATAGGTCAGGTTACGAAAGGCAAAGGCAATGCCCACGCCATCAAAAAAGCCATCTTCATAGGGCAAATCGGCCGCATCTCCATAACGAAAATCGACCTTGCTGCCGTTCCTTTCTGAAGCTTTCTTGCGTGCCAACTCAAGCATGGGCTGGCTGAAATCAATGGCATAAATTTCGGTTCCGGCAGGAGCATTTTTTTCGAGACGAAAGGCAAGGTCGCCCGTTCCGGTACAAAGATCCAAAAGCCTCTTGGGTTTATTATCCAGCAGCGCCTTCGTGGCTTTTTTGCGCCAGCTCTCATCGAATCGAAGGGTTAAGACACGGTTGATAAGGTCATATTTTGGGGGTACCGACATAAACATCTTTTGCAGGGGCCGGTAGTTTTTCTTTTCGGATGCTTCCAAGTTTCTAATTTTAAAGGTTCGGGAAATCAGTAGCATGCTAACAAGCAAAGAGGCCTTTTGGTTTAATCGGCTATCACTTTACCGGATTTTTCAGAAGCAACGCGGGGCCTGTTGACCAGCTCAATACCGATACCCAGCAATTCGCGAATCACCACAGAAGCACAAACACACCCAAAAATGGCCGGCATATAGGAGATTGTACCCACGGTGGTTTTCTTATTGGGTTCATTTTCCACGGGTGTTATGGCTTCCTCATCCACCAGCTCCGTTGAAAAGACCGCTTTAAAGCCCCCTAAAACACTCAAGCGGCGGAGGCGCTTGCGCAAAATCCTGGCCAGGTTGCAATGAAAGGTATTCGAGAAATCGGCCACCACGACTTTTGAAGGGTCAAGTTTTCCTCCTGCCCCCATAGAACTTACCAGAGGGAGGCCAAGTTTCACTGCGCTTTTTATCAGGAAGATCTTCGGGCTGAGGGTATCTATGGCATCTACTACATAATTGTATGATTGCTCAAGGATTTCATCGGTGCGTGCATCGCGCAGAAACTCATCATGCACCGTTAGTTTCAATTCAGGGTTGATATCAAGGAGCCGCTGGGCCATCAGGCTTGTTTTCCTTTTCCCGTGGGTTGATTCAAGGGCCAGTAGTTGCCGGTTACGGTTCGAGGGGTTAACCTGGTCTCCATCAGCAATGGTAAGCTGACCCACACCTGCCCGGCACAACATTTCAGCCGCATAAGCCCCTACCCCTCCCAGACCTGCAACAAACACATGCGCAGCGCGCAGTTTGTCCAGGTTCTCGGTCTTAATAAGCAATTCGGTGCGTTCCTGCCAGTGTGATGTATTCATTCGCTATTCCCCAAAAAGCTTTGTAAACCGTTTATAAATTCTTTCTCCGAGCACCTCCTGGTTGGTTTGTTTCAACTGGGCGGCACGATCATATACTGCCTCGATCTCCAGACCAGAATCGTCAGTCTCCAGAAAGAAATCATCCAGGCCAATATGAAGAAGGCTATGCAAAGCGCGATTGTGGTCCTTAATTATGGCGGGGCCAAATGAAAGCAGGCAGCCAGCATCGAGACATTGCTTTGCAAGTTGCGCCGATCCACTGAACCCATGAAAAATCCAGGGCTGGCTTGCCTTCAGTAGCTTCCTTAGGCCCAGCACCTCCTGAAAAGCACGCACGCAATGAATCACCAGGGGCATTTGGAGGGATTCAGATAGTTCAGCGTGGATCCTGAAAATGGCTTCCTGCATTTCCATTGGCATTTCAATGGCCTTATCCAGTCCGGTTTCTCCAACAGCAACCACCTTAGGATAGCCAAGGGCAAAATGCAACTGTTCCTTCAGGATTGCAGGATCCTCCTTACCACGGATATTCCAGGGATGCAATCCAACGGACAATAACTGGTCGCCGCTGGTGTTGAAACTGTCAATATCGGAAAGAAAAACATTGCGCAGTGACCTCACCCCCGGCCTGGCCGGTCCATGGGTATGCATATCAATAAAAAGTGGGTTTGTGTTCATTAAAACAAAGTTAAGAATTTAGGACTGACAGAAAAACATTTGTGAATATCCGCAAATTTTCCTTAAATTTGTACTCTTTTTTACAGCGCATTTTACGCTTAACTAAAAGATTTTCAACAACATAAGTAGATTTTTTCGAAACTTAAGGGTCAATAATATCAATTTTTTAAAATCAAAACAGATGAACGACAAAACGAAACAAGCAGATCAAATAGTTGATACTATAATGAAGAATAAAAAGGTATACTTCTTCGGCGGCAAGCGTGCCGATGGTGACTCTACCCTTCGTAACCTGCTTGGAGGTAAAGGCGCTAACCTGGCCGAGATGGTGAACATTGGAGCACCCGTACCTCCCGGATTTACAATTACCACAGAAGTTTGCACCCTCTATAACCTCCAAGGCCGCGAAAATGTGGTTGAGGCCATTAAAGCTGAAGTTCATGAAAACATGCGTAAAGTGGAAGCCCAGATGGGTGCCGGTTTCGGTGATAAGGATAACCCCCTGCTGATGTCGGTCCGTTCAGGTGCCAGGGCATCTATGCCTGGCATGATGGATACCGTCCTTAACCTGGGTTTGAACGAAGCCACCCTGGAGGGACTTGCCAAGAAAACCGGTAATGAACGCTTTGTATGGGACTCCTACCGCCGTTTCGTTCAGATGTACGGCGATGTGGTTATGGGCATGAAACCCGCAAATAAAGAAGACCACGATCCTTTTGATGAGATCATGGATCACCTCAAAGAAGAAAAAGGTGCCAAAAACGACCAGGACCTTTCCACCGATGACCTGAAAGAACTGGTTAAACGCTTCAAGAAGGCAGTGAAGGAAGTTACCGGAAAAGACTTCCCGGAAGACCCGTGGGAGCAGCTCTGGGGATCCGTAATGGCTGTTTTCGAATCGTGGAACAACCCCCGTGCCACCTATTATCGTAAAATGCACAACATCCCCGCAGAATGGGGAACCGCTGTAAACGTCCAGGCCATGGTATTTGGCAATATGGGCGACACTTCGGCTACTGGAGTGGCCTTTACCCGTGATGCTGCCACCGGTGAAAATATCTTCAATGGTGAATACCTTGTCAATGCACAGGGAGAAGACGTGGTGGCCGGTATCCGTACCCCCCGCCAGATCACCAAAGAAGGCTCACTGCGCTGGGCCAAACTACAGGGCGTAAGCGAAGAAGAAAGGAAAGCCAACTATCCTTCTCTGGAAGAGCTTTTTCCTGAGCTTTACAAGCAACTCGATGAACTGCAGAATAACCTGGAAAATCACTACCGTGATATGCAGGACCTGGAGTTCACCATTCAGGAAGGCAAACTTTGGATGCTTCAGACCCGCAATGGTAAACGTACTGGCCCAGCTATGGTGAAGATCGCGATGGATAAGATGCGCGATGGCAGCCTCAAGGAAGAAGAAGCCATTATGCGCGTTGAGCCCAACAAACTGGACGAGCTGCTCCACCCCGTTTTCGAGAAGAATGAATTGGCCAAATCCAAAATCCTGGCCAAAGGATTGCCCGCCTCCCCTGGTGCTGCCACCGGAAAAATTGTCTTCTTTGCCGATGATGCTGCTGAATGGGCTGCAAAAGGGGAAAAAGTAATTCTGGTGCGTTTGGAAACATCTCCTGAAGACCTGGCCGGTATGGATGCTGCTGAAGGTATTCTCACTGCCCGTGGAGGGATGACCTCACACGCAGCTGTTGTGGCTCGCGGCATGGGTAAATGCTGTGTGTCGGGCGCAGGTGCCTGCATCATTAATTACAAGAATAAAACAATGACCATTGGCAGCACTGTCTTGAAAGAAGGAGACTTCATTTCGCTGAACGGTACCACAGGTGAAGTAATTGATGGGAAAGTGAAGACCGTTGACCCGGAGATGAGCGGCGACTTTGCTGAATTGATGAATCTGGCCGAAAAGCATACCCGCATGTATGTCCGCACCAATGCTGACACCCCTAAGGATGCCCGCGTTGCACGCGAATTCGGTGCCAAGGGAATCGGTCTTTGCCGTACCGAACACATGTTCTTCGAAGGCGAACGCATCAAAGCCATGCGCGAAATGATTCTGGCTGATAATGAAGAAGGACGCCGCAAGGCCCTTAAGAAACTGTTGCCCATCCAGCGTGAGGACTTTGAAGGAATCTTCGAAGCCATGCAAGACCTGCCTGTAACAGTTCGTCTGCTTGACCCGCCTCTTCACGAATTCCTTCCCCAGGAGCCCGAAAACCAGGCTGTTATGGCCAAAGAAATGGGGATCACCCCCGAGGAAGTGAAAGCCAAGGTCGACTCTCTCCACGAACAAAACCCCATGCTGGGACACCGTGGATGCCGACTGGGTAATACCTATCCTGAAATCTCTGAGATGCAGGCACGCGCCATAATGGAAGCTGCCGTGAATCTGAAGAAAAAAGGCATCAAAGCCATCCCCGAGATTATGATCCCCCTCACGGGTACATTCGAAGAGATGAAACTCCAAGAAGAAATCGTTCGCACCACCTGTGAACAGGTGCTGGAAGAAAACAACGAGCGCATTGAATACCTGGTTGGTACAATGATCGAAATCCCCCGTGCTACCCTGATCGCTGACAAGATCGCCCAAACCGCCGAGTTCTTCTCGTTTGGTACCAATGACCTGACGCAGATGACCTTTGGCTACTCGCGCGACGATGCCGGGCGCTTCCTCCCCGTCTACCTGGAGAAGGGCCTGCTAAAGCACGATCCATTCCAGGTTCTTGACCAGGAAGGTGTTGGTCAGCTGGTACGCATTGGTGTTGAACGTGGCCGCCAGGGACGCCCAGGGCTGAAAGTGGGCATCTGTGGTGAACACGGCGGAGAACCCTCCTCTGTTGAATTCTGCAATAGCGTTGGAATGGACTATGTAAGCTGCTCACCCTTCCGCGTGCCCATCGCACGTCTGGCAGCAGCGCAGGCTGTGGTCCGCGAAAACCTCACCAAAAAAGGCGGTGCTGGTTATACCACTGCTTAATAAAAGGTAATTATTATCAAAAAAGCTGCTTCGGGGCCCGGAGCAGCTTTTTTTGTTTTCCGTTTTTTTAAATTTCTAAAACCACTACAAAAAAAGCTTAAAGGAGACACAAAAACCTCAAAATTTTTAAAAAAAGATAATCTTTCTTTGTGTCTCTTTGTTTTATTTTTTTGTGGAACTTTGTGTAATAGCTTATTTTTTATTTTCTCAAGATGGTGAAAATGAGCTTGGAAATAGAGAACAGGCTATCAAACATTATCATTGGATGTGCTATTGAAGTCCACAAATTATTAGGGCCAGGAATACTCGAATCCGCATATAAAGAATGCTTGTATTACGAATTAATAAGATCAGGCCTGAATGTCCAAAATGAAAAACCAATGCCTGTCATTTACAAGAAAGTGAAACTTGATCATGGTTATCGCATCGACTTACTTGTTGAGGATAGGGTAGTTATTGAGATTAAAATAACGGACTGCTTTACAGACGTGCATCTTGCACAGGTCCTTACCTATTTAAGACTTGGCAACTAAAGGCTTGGGCTGCTGCTTAATTTCAACGTAACCACAAAAAAAAACGGTATTAAAAGAATCATTTATAAAAAACCAAACCTTACTCCGGAAAATAACTTTCTCTTATCGCCTTAAACTCCGATCCTTCCTTCCATTTTGGCCAATCATTGCTGTTCGCCAGTTTCCAGGCGATATAAAATGCCAGGCGCGCATCCTCCACGATGCCATCCATGTTCCAGGTCTCAGCCTCATATTTGTCTGCTGGTTTATGATAGTTATTAGCCAGCCAATCTTTTTCCTTTTGTGCCATCCATTCGCGGCCGTGTTCACGATGATCCATATTACCCCGGGCAAAAAGCGCGGGCACTCCTGCCCTAGCAAAGGCAAAATGGTCAGCACGATAATACATCCCTGACTCAGGCGTGGGGTCGGCCACCACATAACGATCCTGCCTTTGCGCTGCTTCCTCCACCAGATCATCCAGGGTCGATTGCCCGAAACCGGTAATCATCACATCGTGCATCCGCCCAACGGGAAGCATCAGGTCGTTGTTGAAGTTAGCCACCGTCTTTTCCAGCGGAAATGCAGGATGTTTTGCATACCAAAGGGCGCCCAACAGCCCTTGTTCTTCAGCGGTAGGTGCCAGAAACATCAACGAACGACGGGACCTGTTTTCCAGTTTGCCAAAAGCTTTGGCTATTTCCAGCATCCAGGCAAGGGAAGTGCCATTATCTACCGCACCACGATAAATGGAATCACCGTTTATCACGGGGCCAATGCCAAAATGATCCCAGTGAGCCGAGAAAATAATGACCTCATCGGCAAGATCCGTACCCGGCATAACCCCAACCACGTTTTGAGATACATCATAGGTAAATGTGCTTTCCATCTCAAATGAAAGGCGGGTATTCAGATCAACAGCTTTGAAATTTGGCTCGGCGGCCTTTGCCGACAGTTCGGAGAATTCCAGCCCGGCAAATGAGAACAGTTCCTCAGCGGCCTCAGTAGTGAGCCAGCCCTCTACATCAGCAAACTCAGCATAACCGTTCTCATCCTGCAGGTAGAGGTTGGGTGAAACCGCCCCGTTTACCACCACACTCCAGGGGTAGCCCGCCCCTCGTGTATTATGTACGATAAGCAAACCTGTGGCACCTTGCCGCGCCGCTTCTTCATATTTATAGGTCCAGCGGCCATAATAGGTCATGGCATTCCCGGTGAAAAGATCCGGATCTCCTGTTGCCAGACCGGGGTCATTGACCAGCACCAAAACGATCTTTCCGCGAGCATCCAGCCCTTCGTAATCATTCCATCCGTATTCAGGGGCTACGATGCCATATCCGGCAAACACCACCGGGGCGTCCTCAATCTTTGTGAATGGCTGTACTTTTCGCGAAAAAGCCACAAATTCGCTGAGATTATTGAACATCAGCTCTCCTTTCCCATTCGTCAACCTGAGGGTTTCAGCTGGTTTCACCTTCACTTCAATCAGCGGCACCTCCTGGAAATAACTCCCGTTGAAGGCAGGCTCTAAACCGAGGCCGATGAACTGTTGCTGCAAATAATTAATGGTAAGTTCCTCGCCTTCAGTAAAAGGCGCACGACCCATAAATTCATCAGAGGCAAGCACCTTGATGTATTCTACCATGGCTTCTCCATCGATAACCGCTTCTGCCTGAAAAAAATCCTTATCTGCATTCGGGCTGCAACCAGGAACCCCAAGCCCAATGGCCAGTAAGATAATGATCACGTTCTTTTTCATGATTTTTGATTTGATGATACAAACCTAGTGCTTTCAGCCTTTCGCTGGAAGAAAATCTTTCATTTTTTCATCCTGAAAAATGAAAAAATAGATATGGCTAAAATATTTCCTTTTTCACTACATCTCATGTAGCATTTTTCTTAATTTTGGCACAAACCCTTTCGGGTTGTTTCCAATCATCCAATAAAACAATAAAAAACAATTTCATGCAGGATCTTACAACAGCGGGCAGCAACCAACTGCAAACGCCTGATTTGAGCCAGTATGGCATTCAGGATGTGAAAGAGATTTATTACAATCTCTCGTTTGATGAATTTTTCAACCATGAAACCAATCTTTCACTTGAGGGTTTTGAAAAAGGTTTCGTCACCAATCTGGGCGCGGTGGCGGTCGACACAGGCATTTTCACTGGCCGTTCCCCAAAGGACAAGTATATTGTCCGCGAGGAAACCTCACAAGACAATATCTGGTGGGCTGATGGGGGAAATAACCGCTCAGATAACAAGCCTATTTCAGAGGATGTGTGGAAAGAACTCAAGCAAAACACCCTGAATGAATTTCATGGTAAAAGGCTTTATGTCCAGGACGCCTATTGCGGAGCCAATGAGAATACGCGCCTGAAAATCAGGATTGTCACAGAAGTTGCCTGGATGGCTCACTTTGTTAAGAATATGTTTATCAGGCCAACCAAAGAAGAGCTAAAGGACTTTGAACCCGACTTTGTGATGCTCAATGCCTGCAAAACGGTCAACCCAAAGTGGAAGGAGCAAAAACTCCACTCAGAAGTTTATGTTGCCTTTAACCTGAAAGAAAAGTGTGCCGTGGTTGGCGGTACCTGGTATGGAGGGGAAATTAAGAAGGGTTTCTTCTCGATGATGAATTATTACCTGCCCCTCAAAGGAATTGCTGCCATGCATTGCTCGGCCAACATGGGCAAGGACGGTGATACCGCTATATTCTTCGGACTTTCAGGAACAGGAAAAACAACACTGTCGGCCGATCCTGAACGTTTCCTCATTGGTGACGACGAACACGGTTGGGACGATGAAGGCGTCTTCAACTTCGAAGGAGGATGCTATGCCAAATGCATCAACCTTTGCAAGGAAAATGAACCCGATATATATAACGCCATCCGCCGCGATGCCCTGCTCGAGAATGTTGTTTACGACCCAAAGACTGGTGAAGTAGATTTTGAAGACACCTCCAAAACCGAGAACACCCGGGTCTCCTACCCCATTTATCATATTCAGAACATCGTAAAACCGGTTTCAAAAGGCACCCACCCTAGAAAAATCATCTTTCTCACTGCCGATGCCTTTGGTGTCATTCCACCTGTATCGCGCCTGACACGTGACCAGGCAATGTATTATTTCCTTTGCGGGTACACTGCCAAGCTGGCTGGCACCGAACTTGGCATCAAAGAACCTGTACCTACCTTTTCGGCAGCTTTTGGGGCGGCCTTTCTGCTGCTCCACCCCACGGTCTATGCCCAGGAACTGGCCCGCAAGATGGATGCCAATGACTCAAACGCCTACCTGGTAAACACCGGATGGATCGGTGGCGCTTATGGCGTTGGCAAACGCATTGACCTCAGGAGCACGCGGAACATCATAACCGCCATCCTCGACGACTCGATTAACAATGCCGAATACGAGGAAATGGCGCCTTTTGGCCTGATGATACCCACAACGGTTAATGGCGTCAGTCCTGCAATCCTCAATCCACGGAATGCATGGAAATCGCCAGATGAATACAACAAGCAAGCCATTGGACTAGCACTAAAGTTCATTGAAAACTTCAGCCGGTTTACGGATACCGAAGAAGGC includes these proteins:
- a CDS encoding ubiquinone/menaquinone biosynthesis methyltransferase yields the protein MEASEKKNYRPLQKMFMSVPPKYDLINRVLTLRFDESWRKKATKALLDNKPKRLLDLCTGTGDLAFRLEKNAPAGTEIYAIDFSQPMLELARKKASERNGSKVDFRYGDAADLPYEDGFFDGVGIAFAFRNLTYKNPDTDKFFAQILRVLRPGGQFVAVETSQPDNPVMRGLFHAQMRYITAPVGGLLSGDKPAYKYLAHSASDFYTPEEMKKILLKAGFSQV
- a CDS encoding TatD family hydrolase — translated: MNTNPLFIDMHTHGPARPGVRSLRNVFLSDIDSFNTSGDQLLSVGLHPWNIRGKEDPAILKEQLHFALGYPKVVAVGETGLDKAIEMPMEMQEAIFRIHAELSESLQMPLVIHCVRAFQEVLGLRKLLKASQPWIFHGFSGSAQLAKQCLDAGCLLSFGPAIIKDHNRALHSLLHIGLDDFFLETDDSGLEIEAVYDRAAQLKQTNQEVLGERIYKRFTKLFGE
- the ppdK gene encoding pyruvate, phosphate dikinase — encoded protein: MKNKKVYFFGGKRADGDSTLRNLLGGKGANLAEMVNIGAPVPPGFTITTEVCTLYNLQGRENVVEAIKAEVHENMRKVEAQMGAGFGDKDNPLLMSVRSGARASMPGMMDTVLNLGLNEATLEGLAKKTGNERFVWDSYRRFVQMYGDVVMGMKPANKEDHDPFDEIMDHLKEEKGAKNDQDLSTDDLKELVKRFKKAVKEVTGKDFPEDPWEQLWGSVMAVFESWNNPRATYYRKMHNIPAEWGTAVNVQAMVFGNMGDTSATGVAFTRDAATGENIFNGEYLVNAQGEDVVAGIRTPRQITKEGSLRWAKLQGVSEEERKANYPSLEELFPELYKQLDELQNNLENHYRDMQDLEFTIQEGKLWMLQTRNGKRTGPAMVKIAMDKMRDGSLKEEEAIMRVEPNKLDELLHPVFEKNELAKSKILAKGLPASPGAATGKIVFFADDAAEWAAKGEKVILVRLETSPEDLAGMDAAEGILTARGGMTSHAAVVARGMGKCCVSGAGACIINYKNKTMTIGSTVLKEGDFISLNGTTGEVIDGKVKTVDPEMSGDFAELMNLAEKHTRMYVRTNADTPKDARVAREFGAKGIGLCRTEHMFFEGERIKAMREMILADNEEGRRKALKKLLPIQREDFEGIFEAMQDLPVTVRLLDPPLHEFLPQEPENQAVMAKEMGITPEEVKAKVDSLHEQNPMLGHRGCRLGNTYPEISEMQARAIMEAAVNLKKKGIKAIPEIMIPLTGTFEEMKLQEEIVRTTCEQVLEENNERIEYLVGTMIEIPRATLIADKIAQTAEFFSFGTNDLTQMTFGYSRDDAGRFLPVYLEKGLLKHDPFQVLDQEGVGQLVRIGVERGRQGRPGLKVGICGEHGGEPSSVEFCNSVGMDYVSCSPFRVPIARLAAAQAVVRENLTKKGGAGYTTA
- the pckA gene encoding phosphoenolpyruvate carboxykinase (ATP), producing MQTPDLSQYGIQDVKEIYYNLSFDEFFNHETNLSLEGFEKGFVTNLGAVAVDTGIFTGRSPKDKYIVREETSQDNIWWADGGNNRSDNKPISEDVWKELKQNTLNEFHGKRLYVQDAYCGANENTRLKIRIVTEVAWMAHFVKNMFIRPTKEELKDFEPDFVMLNACKTVNPKWKEQKLHSEVYVAFNLKEKCAVVGGTWYGGEIKKGFFSMMNYYLPLKGIAAMHCSANMGKDGDTAIFFGLSGTGKTTLSADPERFLIGDDEHGWDDEGVFNFEGGCYAKCINLCKENEPDIYNAIRRDALLENVVYDPKTGEVDFEDTSKTENTRVSYPIYHIQNIVKPVSKGTHPRKIIFLTADAFGVIPPVSRLTRDQAMYYFLCGYTAKLAGTELGIKEPVPTFSAAFGAAFLLLHPTVYAQELARKMDANDSNAYLVNTGWIGGAYGVGKRIDLRSTRNIITAILDDSINNAEYEEMAPFGLMIPTTVNGVSPAILNPRNAWKSPDEYNKQAIGLALKFIENFSRFTDTEEGKRLETAGPKASI
- a CDS encoding M28 family metallopeptidase, whose amino-acid sequence is MKKNVIIILLAIGLGVPGCSPNADKDFFQAEAVIDGEAMVEYIKVLASDEFMGRAPFTEGEELTINYLQQQFIGLGLEPAFNGSYFQEVPLIEVKVKPAETLRLTNGKGELMFNNLSEFVAFSRKVQPFTKIEDAPVVFAGYGIVAPEYGWNDYEGLDARGKIVLVLVNDPGLATGDPDLFTGNAMTYYGRWTYKYEEAARQGATGLLIVHNTRGAGYPWSVVVNGAVSPNLYLQDENGYAEFADVEGWLTTEAAEELFSFAGLEFSELSAKAAEPNFKAVDLNTRLSFEMESTFTYDVSQNVVGVMPGTDLADEVIIFSAHWDHFGIGPVINGDSIYRGAVDNGTSLAWMLEIAKAFGKLENRSRRSLMFLAPTAEEQGLLGALWYAKHPAFPLEKTVANFNNDLMLPVGRMHDVMITGFGQSTLDDLVEEAAQRQDRYVVADPTPESGMYYRADHFAFARAGVPALFARGNMDHREHGREWMAQKEKDWLANNYHKPADKYEAETWNMDGIVEDARLAFYIAWKLANSNDWPKWKEGSEFKAIRESYFPE
- a CDS encoding tRNA threonylcarbamoyladenosine dehydratase, coding for MNTSHWQERTELLIKTENLDKLRAAHVFVAGLGGVGAYAAEMLCRAGVGQLTIADGDQVNPSNRNRQLLALESTHGKRKTSLMAQRLLDINPELKLTVHDEFLRDARTDEILEQSYNYVVDAIDTLSPKIFLIKSAVKLGLPLVSSMGAGGKLDPSKVVVADFSNTFHCNLARILRKRLRRLSVLGGFKAVFSTELVDEEAITPVENEPNKKTTVGTISYMPAIFGCVCASVVIRELLGIGIELVNRPRVASEKSGKVIAD
- a CDS encoding GxxExxY protein; this translates as MSLEIENRLSNIIIGCAIEVHKLLGPGILESAYKECLYYELIRSGLNVQNEKPMPVIYKKVKLDHGYRIDLLVEDRVVIEIKITDCFTDVHLAQVLTYLRLGN